One region of Thunnus albacares chromosome 20, fThuAlb1.1, whole genome shotgun sequence genomic DNA includes:
- the pus3 gene encoding tRNA pseudouridine(38/39) synthase — protein sequence MSEALIQRIKELEGELEKLKSQLKETSGAGDDMEVKSCPSLNENSDCNSTSSKKGRKAGKERPFDFSAHPRRHVALRLAYLGWVYQGFAVQENTDNTVEARLFEALLKTRLIQDRQSSNYHRCGRTDKGVSAFSQVITIDLRSTQFCGGLGVTLPENVDVCAKTKAAASELPYVKMLNRVLPQDIRILDWAPVAEGFSARFDCQSRTYRYYFPRGSIDVALMADAAKRYEGTHDFRNLCKMDVGNGVLQFERTILSATVKPVQPEHISSTNQYDLFIFEIKGLAFLYHQVRCMMAVLLLIGQKLEAPEIINQLLDVQNNPRKPQYSMAVDYPLVLYDCNFEGVSWKQETEEVNYALSALQQHWTQSAVKTHVLHGMIQGLEAVGGESSNHCWLIEGSRQRNYRPLLERPCCESLESRIDHFVKRGRLEREEGENGGEMVHRGKRSKHSHNSSSLPVVSAVSSSTKSTD from the exons ATGTCAGAAGCCTTAATCCAGCGAATAAAGGAGCTGGAGGGAGAGCTGGAGAAGCTCAAGTCCCAGCTGAAGGAGACAAGTGGAGCTGGAGACGACATGGAGGTGAAGTCCTGTCCATCTCTTAATGAGAACTCAGACTGCAACAGCACCAGCAGTAAAAAGGGGAGGAAAGCTGGCAAGGAGCGCCCCTTTGACTTTTCTGCACACCCTCGGCGCCATGTAGCTCTGCGTCTAGCCTACCTGGGATGGGTCTACCAGGGGTTTGCAGTTCAGGAGAACACAGATAACACTGTGGAGGCCAGACTCTTCGAAGCTCTCCTGAAGACACGGCTGATCCAGGACAGGCAGAGCTCCAACTACCACCGGTGTGGTCGTACGGATAAAGGAGTCAGTGCCTTTTCCCAA GTGATAACCATTGATCTGCGCTCCACACAGTTTTGTGGAGGATTGGGTGTTACGCTCCctgaaaatgttgatgtttgtgCCAAGACAAAAGCTGCAGCATCTGAGCTTCCATATGTGAAGATGCTGAACCGAGTTCTGCCTCAGGACATCAGGATCTTGGACTGGGCCCCAGTAGCAGAGGGTTTCAGCGCACGCTTTGATTGTCAGTCCCGCACGTACCGGTACTACTTCCCCCGAGGCTCCATAGATGTAGCGCTGATGGCGGACGCTGCAAAAAG ATATGAGGGAACACATGACTTTCGCAACCTGTGCAAAATGGATGTAGGCAACGGAGTCCTGCAGTTTGAGAGGACCATCCTGTCAGCAACAGTCAAGCCTGTACAACCTGAGCACATCTCCAGCACAAACCAGTACGACCTCTTCATATTTGAGATCAAAGGACTGGCCTTCCTCTACCACCAG GTACGCTGCATGATGGCAGTGCTTCTTCTAATCGGACAAAAGCTGGAAGCCCCAGAAATAATTAATCAGCTCCTGGATGTTCAGAATAACCCGAGGAAGCCCCAATACAG CATGGCAGTAGATTACCCGCTGGTGCTGTACGACTGCAACTTCGAAGGTGTAAGCTGGAAACAGGAGACTGAGGAGGTGAACTACGCCCTATCTGCACTGCAGCAACACTGGACCCAGAGTGCAGTCAAGACCCACGTCCTCCATGGGATGATCCAGGGTTTGGAGGCCGTCG GTGGAGAGTCTTCTAACCACTGCTGGCTAATAGAAGGCAGCAGGCAGAGAAACTACCGGCCTTTGCTGGAGCGTCCATGCTGCGAGAGCCTGGAGTCCCGGATTGACCATTTTGTTAAAAGAGGCAGACTGGAGCGGGAGGAAGGGGAGAATGGAGGCGAAATGGTCCACAGAGGAAAAAGGTCCAAACATTCCCACAATTCCTCCAGTCTGCCTGTTGTGTCAGCGGTGTCATCTTCAACCAAAAGTACTGATTAG
- the dcakd gene encoding dephospho-CoA kinase domain-containing protein, with the protein MFLVGLTGGIASGKSSVSSMLRELGCPIIDADVVARKVVEPHTPAYSRIVYHFGPEILLENGEIDRQKLGQLIFTNEEKRKLLNSITHPEIHKAMLKEILFYFLRGYRYVVLDVPLLFETRRLTQFLNHTVVVYCDPATQLLRLMQRDGLTQEQAEQRVAAQMPLNEKRGLANHVIENSGSREDTHRQVLRLHTKLEDSMDFLLVRVIAIATTAGLGGILLYAAKMLLS; encoded by the exons ATGTTCCTGGTGGGGCTGACTGGAGGTATTGCCTCAGGGAAAAGCTCAGTGTCTTCAATGCTGCGGGAGCTTGGCTGCCCCATTATTGATGCTGATGTTGTGGCCAGAAAAG TCGTGGAGCCGCACACTCCTGCCTATTCCCGCATCGTCTACCATTTTGGGCCGGAGATCCTGCTTGAGAACGGGGAGATTGACAGACAGAAGCTCGGCCAGCTCATCTTCACCAACGAAGAAAAGAGGAAGCTGCTGAACTCCATCACCCACCCGGAGATCCATAAAGCAATGCTGAAAGAGATCTTGTTCTACTTTCTCAGAG GGTACCGCTATGTTGTGCTCGATGTCCCTCTTCTTTTTGAAACCAGACGGCTCACTCAGTTTCTGAACCACACCGTCGTAGTTTACTG TGACCCTGCCACTCAGCTATTGCGCCTGATGCAGAGGGATGGCCTGACCCAGGAGCAGGCTGAGCAGCGCGTGGCTGCACAGATGCCGCTCAATGAAAAGCGCGGCTTGGCCAATCATGTTATTGAGAACTCTGGCAGCCGGGAGGACACCCACCGCCAGGTCCTGCGGCTGCACACAAAGCTGGAGGATTCCATGGACTTCCTCTTAGTGAGGGTCATTGCTATTGCTACCACTGCTGGTCTGGGTGGGATACTGCTGTACGCAGCCAAGATGCTTTTGTCCTAA